The genomic window AGTTCATAACAGAATGATCAGCACAATAAAGTCTAGGGCAGCTTACATCATGCATATTTTAAAAACAAAAGCagagcaaaacaaaaaaaaatctaacgATATAAATCAGATTTAGGCTATCGTATTTTTACAAGATCTAGCATGCGATGAATTGATGCCTACCTCTTCATCTAACTTGAGGAGTATCTTCCAACAGTACAAAAATTAGCTTTGGTTTTTCCAGCAAAACACCGAGCCTTGAACAGAAAATTGTCAAAATCAATCATAAACTTGTTGCCTAGCAGAAAAAGAGGCCCTAATAAGATAAATCCAACTCAAAATGTGCATTTTTTATGCAGTTGGCAGTCCTAATATCCTACTAtctctgatccatattaattgttaTTGATTTAGCCCAaaattgtactaaatcagcgacgatTACTACGGATCAGAGGGAGTACTTGATTATACGCATGAGCCAATATCTAACCTGTAACATCATCAAAGTTGAAAGTTTGGCATATTTCTTTCCCTCCCTTGTTCAAACGATGGTAGTGGCGGAAGCAAAGCGAACAGATGGAACTAATACTTGATGCAACAATACCATGAGCTCATCACCTTATGGAATAACAATTCTGTTGAGCAAGTTACCGTAGCTCTGTGATAACCTATGACTACGATACATCCTTTTCTTCCTGAGAATCAGCAAAATCATCCCCATCGTTACCAAGGCCCAATATGCAGCTCAGCTTGGCATCCGGTGCAATGCCTGCCTGCAGCATGCTGTTGTACATCACCATAGCTTTTTTCTCATCTCCAATTTTGAAGTATCCAATTATGAGATCTGTGTAAGTTACTACAGTAGGTGTAAGCCCCTTGTTCATCATTTCTTCCATAAACAACTGTGCACCATCCATCGCAAGCACCTTACTGAAGCCACCAATTAAACAGGTGTAGACGAAAGAATCTGCTGACAAACCCTCTGTTTCCATCTCTCTAAAGATCTCCAGGGCGGCCTTCATGTTTGAGCGCTTGCAATAGCACGCAATCAGAGACGTGTACAGGATCCTGTCCGGTGTCAGCCCCTCCCCAATCATATGCTTAAACAGCGTCATAACTTCAGGAAGTTTATCATCATGGCACAAACCATTTATGAGGCTAGTATATGTAAAGATGTTAGGCTTTGTCCCCTCATCGACCATTTTATAATACAACCTGAAAGCCTCCTGCAGATCCAAAGCTTTCACAAAACCATCGATAATAATACTGTAAAGCACAGTATCAGGAACATAGCCCCTTTTTATCATGTCTGCGAAAATACCCCACACGTCATTAGGTTTATTGACCTTGCACAGGCCGTTGATGATAACCCTGTATGTACAGAGGTTGGGGACAACCCCAAACTGGCGTACTTTATCCAGGAACAGGAAGGCCTCACCAATCAGCCCTTCGTTGCTGAAGCCGTGAACAAGAATTGTGCAGGTCACAACGTTGGGGCATATTCCATCACAGATCATGAGCTCAAACACCTCCAATGCTTCTTTCAGTTGCCTATGCCTGCAGTATGCATATATCAGACTGCTGTAATTGTAAGCATCTGGAACGAAATTATGATGAACCATGTCATTCCAAAGGTCATAGCAAATCTCTAGATCTAGATGTTGACAACAACCATGAAGAACGATGCTGTaaactatgtggtcatgcttgaaCCCTTGATCTTTCAGCCTCTTAAAAAGCTCAAACGCCAATTCAACCCTTCCAGCTCTGCAAAGACCATGCAAAAGCGAACTATAACTCACCAGATTAGGAGTGATCCCATTCCTTGCCATCTCAACGAGCATGTAATAGCCTGTCAAAACATCCCCTTGTTTGCATAAGCCATCAACTAATATGCTGTAGCTGTGAACATCTGGGACAAACCCACACTTCTTCATCCCATCAAACACTTCTACGGCCTTGTGAACCTGACCGTCATGGCAGAAACCATGAATAACTGCATTGAAACAATAGCTGTTGCAAGGGTAGCCTCTCTGACACAGCATTTGAAGGAAGTTCCATGCAGATTTCACCTGTTTGGCACGGCAAAGCCCATAGAGGTAAGTACCGTAGGTTGCAGCATTTGGCCTGACACCTTCCACTTCCATTTCAGAAAGTAGCTCTTGAGCTTCCTCCAGGCATAACTTGGCTCCATGTGTATACATACTCATTAAAACTGAATAAGAGTAGATATTTGGTGAAGGACCAGAGATCTTCATATCATCAAACAAACTCCTCACATACATGATCTGGTTCCCCTCAACCAAACCCTTCAGCAAGAAGTTGCACACCTGCAGCTCAACTCCAACCTTCTTGGCCTCGACGTAAGTGACAAGAGCATCCTCAAACATCGACAGCTCCACAAAGACCCGGATGACTGTGGCATAAACCTGTGGCAACGTCATCGAGCCACCCAAATTGCTAGCCAACATAGGCGCCAACTGAAACAACTCCGGCCCGGCATTCCCGCAGTGGTCGACGACGCTCTGAATCAGGCACCGGACCTCTCTAATCCTCCGTGGCAAGAACGACCGCATAAGCAACGCAAACAGCCTGATCGACCGGGGTAGCCCATACAGCCTGACACACTCCCTGAAGCTGATCTTCCTGGCATCACCCCAGCTCGACGTCCGGACTGCTCGTGCGATCACGGGATGAAAACGCTCGCGTCTATCCTCGTCGCCAACGGAGCGCTgactgggctcctcctcgtcgtccaagCTCTTCGCGCAACAGGCCAGAGAGGAGAGGCGTGGATCCAGCAGGGGCCGATGTCTGTTCAAAAGGGCTCGACGCAGACACCCCAGCACTGCACGGCGCATAGACGAGGGCCACaaaccccctcctcctccttaCACTGACCTCGCCATTCGAGCAAGGATAGATCCACACAGAAATCCCACTTCATGGACCAGGCTTCCTTAATCAGCTTATTATGGAGAGGACAGCCCAAGAAAGAACAGGGCAAGCCTGCGAACTCGCATCAGAATATCCTGCAAGAAACGATAAAGAAAACAGTCATCGCTGCAGCTGTCATCCTGAATCTCAAGCCTCATTTGGGGCAACGAATCGAAGCCCAGCAAGCAGCATAACAAGAACGAAAATGGTGAGTGCGGAGAGGGTATCCCTGGTCAAGTAGAGCCAGTGGGAAGCGAGAACAAGCAAGCAGTCTAGTGTTTAGAACACTGCCGGCACGGGGGCATGGCAGAGGGCAGCTCCACGCCCGCCCCCGAGATAAACGGCTAACCGGCCACA from Triticum aestivum cultivar Chinese Spring chromosome 3B, IWGSC CS RefSeq v2.1, whole genome shotgun sequence includes these protein-coding regions:
- the LOC123068208 gene encoding pentatricopeptide repeat-containing protein At1g63070, mitochondrial, with translation MRRAVLGCLRRALLNRHRPLLDPRLSSLACCAKSLDDEEEPSQRSVGDEDRRERFHPVIARAVRTSSWGDARKISFRECVRLYGLPRSIRLFALLMRSFLPRRIREVRCLIQSVVDHCGNAGPELFQLAPMLASNLGGSMTLPQVYATVIRVFVELSMFEDALVTYVEAKKVGVELQVCNFLLKGLVEGNQIMYVRSLFDDMKISGPSPNIYSYSVLMSMYTHGAKLCLEEAQELLSEMEVEGVRPNAATYGTYLYGLCRAKQVKSAWNFLQMLCQRGYPCNSYCFNAVIHGFCHDGQVHKAVEVFDGMKKCGFVPDVHSYSILVDGLCKQGDVLTGYYMLVEMARNGITPNLVSYSSLLHGLCRAGRVELAFELFKRLKDQGFKHDHIVYSIVLHGCCQHLDLEICYDLWNDMVHHNFVPDAYNYSSLIYAYCRHRQLKEALEVFELMICDGICPNVVTCTILVHGFSNEGLIGEAFLFLDKVRQFGVVPNLCTYRVIINGLCKVNKPNDVWGIFADMIKRGYVPDTVLYSIIIDGFVKALDLQEAFRLYYKMVDEGTKPNIFTYTSLINGLCHDDKLPEVMTLFKHMIGEGLTPDRILYTSLIACYCKRSNMKAALEIFREMETEGLSADSFVYTCLIGGFSKVLAMDGAQLFMEEMMNKGLTPTVVTYTDLIIGYFKIGDEKKAMVMYNSMLQAGIAPDAKLSCILGLGNDGDDFADSQEEKDVS